In one window of Candidatus Binatia bacterium DNA:
- the sppA gene encoding signal peptide peptidase SppA translates to MLWRLWLGIRLTLHYLGEALRWIAGRKRPFAVLRITLRGELREAAPSGFWSTRHPLTFSELVRTLRWAREDKRIKAVFIQCEQALLGWAQVEELHRSLLALRKAGKRVYVALGQAQAPEYVLASAADHIFLSPAGELAIHGLTAEVWFLSRALAKLGIQPEIIQVGEYKSAAEVFTATAMSAAHREAAQALVDHLLESLAAAVASGRGWEPQRAIQAIENGPYDARTALDQGLVDSLEDAIIAEAKALELTGVSRTEAIDFHAYNRRRVIELRRFWWRRRGEHVAIVHIAGSLFDGPAPRSRLTTLLHDLEQIKESPGVKAVLVRVVSPGGTAFAADRIWHALSAVAEKKPLVTSLGDVAASGGYYLAVAGRPVFAEANTITGSIGVLSGKFILRGLYEWLGIDKDRVARGQHVGLASDALPLTPEEKLVLERHARHFYERFLDIVRLGRGLESSQVDAAAHGRVWSGKAALGLGLVDAIGGFEQALDAAILLGGFDPAEPVAVIHYPRPRPFWQSLLDRVRPTPPVPLPPTHELTAGRVWAWMPVQYCIY, encoded by the coding sequence ATGCTTTGGCGGCTGTGGTTGGGGATCCGGCTCACGCTCCACTACCTTGGCGAGGCGCTGCGCTGGATCGCCGGGCGAAAACGTCCATTCGCGGTTCTTCGGATCACCCTGCGAGGCGAGCTTCGCGAAGCAGCGCCCTCTGGCTTTTGGAGCACGAGGCACCCGCTGACGTTCAGCGAATTGGTGAGGACACTCCGCTGGGCGCGGGAGGATAAACGGATCAAAGCAGTCTTTATCCAGTGCGAACAGGCACTCCTGGGATGGGCACAGGTCGAAGAGTTGCACCGGAGCCTGCTGGCGCTGCGCAAAGCTGGAAAGCGTGTGTACGTCGCCCTCGGCCAGGCGCAAGCGCCGGAATACGTACTTGCGAGCGCGGCCGATCACATCTTCCTTTCGCCCGCGGGCGAACTGGCAATTCACGGGCTGACCGCCGAGGTATGGTTTCTCTCTCGCGCCCTCGCCAAGTTGGGCATTCAACCGGAGATCATCCAAGTCGGCGAGTACAAGAGTGCGGCCGAAGTGTTCACCGCCACCGCGATGTCCGCAGCGCACCGCGAGGCCGCGCAAGCGCTTGTGGACCACTTACTCGAAAGCCTCGCAGCCGCAGTGGCAAGCGGCAGAGGGTGGGAACCGCAGCGGGCGATCCAAGCGATCGAGAATGGCCCCTACGATGCGCGGACGGCGTTAGATCAGGGATTGGTCGACTCGCTGGAGGACGCGATTATCGCGGAGGCAAAGGCCTTGGAGCTCACCGGCGTTTCCCGCACCGAGGCCATCGACTTCCATGCATACAACCGGCGGCGGGTGATTGAACTTCGCCGGTTCTGGTGGCGTCGCCGGGGCGAGCACGTCGCCATCGTGCACATTGCTGGTTCGTTATTCGATGGTCCCGCGCCTCGCTCCCGCTTGACCACGCTGTTGCACGACCTCGAGCAAATCAAGGAATCTCCAGGGGTAAAAGCCGTGCTCGTGCGCGTGGTGAGCCCAGGCGGGACCGCCTTCGCCGCGGATCGCATCTGGCACGCTCTTTCGGCAGTAGCAGAGAAAAAGCCCCTCGTGACTTCGCTCGGCGATGTTGCGGCTTCGGGCGGTTACTACCTCGCAGTTGCCGGGCGCCCCGTGTTTGCCGAAGCCAACACCATTACAGGGTCGATCGGGGTTCTCAGCGGCAAATTTATCCTCCGTGGCCTGTACGAGTGGCTGGGCATCGACAAAGACCGTGTCGCCCGCGGGCAACACGTCGGCTTAGCTTCTGATGCTTTGCCGCTGACTCCCGAAGAAAAACTCGTTTTGGAACGGCATGCCCGCCATTTTTACGAGCGGTTCCTCGACATCGTCCGACTTGGACGGGGACTGGAGTCATCTCAGGTGGACGCTGCCGCACATGGGCGAGTTTGGAGCGGCAAGGCTGCCCTTGGGCTCGGTCTTGTGGATGCCATCGGCGGGTTCGAACAAGCCCTCGATGCCGCGATATTGCTCGGCGGGTTCGACCCTGCTGAACCCGTTGCGGTTATCCACTACCCGCGCCCTCGGCCCTTCTGGCAATCCTTACTCGACCGCGTGCGCCCGACTCCGCCTGTACCCTTGCCGCCCACACACGAGTTGACTGCAGGGCGCGTTTGGGCGTGGATGCCGGTGCAGTACTGCATCTATTGA
- a CDS encoding iron-sulfur cluster assembly accessory protein yields MAITISARAAEKIRELVRAAGKPELGLRIKVVGGGCSGLQYKMDLDSERSGDKVFGTEDARVIIDRKSFLYLNGTELDYNDGLINAGFTLRNPNVKRTCGCGASFAV; encoded by the coding sequence ATGGCGATAACGATATCCGCGCGTGCCGCTGAAAAAATTCGAGAGCTTGTGCGGGCAGCCGGGAAACCTGAGCTCGGCCTGCGGATCAAAGTTGTGGGTGGTGGCTGTTCCGGGCTGCAGTATAAGATGGACCTGGACAGCGAACGCAGTGGGGACAAGGTGTTTGGAACTGAGGACGCACGTGTTATCATTGACCGTAAGAGCTTTCTCTATCTCAATGGCACCGAGCTCGATTACAATGACGGCTTGATCAACGCTGGGTTTACACTCCGCAACCCCAACGTGAAACGAACGTGCGGGTGCGGGGCGTCTTTCGCTGTTTAG
- a CDS encoding IscS subfamily cysteine desulfurase: MRTDRRVYMDHHATTPVDGRVLQAMLPYFCEKFGNAASRHHQFGWEAAEAVEQARAQVAKLINAEPSEIVFTSGATESNNLAIKGALEFYANRGNHVVTVATEHKSVLDVCRYLERSGKAQVTYVRVDRYGCVDPEDIRKALTAQTVMVSVMHANNEIGTIHELAEISRLATERGILFHTDATQSVGKIPVDVHALGADLLSLSAHKIYGPKGVGALYVRSKPRRVRLAPQIHGGGHERGLRSGTLNVPGIVGLGEACRIAREEMAQEAERLTVLRNRLHEGLLREVDDVILHGHPTRRLPGNLNVSFPGVEGESLLMALADVAVSSGAACTSTTLETSHVLRAIGVSEELAQSSIRFGLGRFNTEDDVDYVILRVAQEVRRLRALSPEYAASARQRHSSSQ, translated from the coding sequence ATGCGAACGGATCGCCGCGTCTATATGGACCACCACGCCACCACTCCCGTGGATGGGCGCGTATTGCAGGCAATGCTGCCTTACTTTTGCGAAAAGTTTGGCAATGCAGCCAGCCGCCACCATCAGTTCGGCTGGGAAGCCGCAGAGGCGGTGGAGCAGGCGCGCGCTCAGGTGGCCAAACTCATCAACGCCGAGCCCAGCGAGATTGTGTTTACTAGCGGGGCAACCGAATCGAACAATTTGGCAATCAAGGGGGCTCTCGAATTTTACGCCAACCGGGGCAACCACGTGGTCACCGTCGCTACCGAGCACAAATCAGTCCTCGACGTCTGCCGCTACCTCGAGCGCTCGGGCAAAGCCCAGGTGACCTACGTGCGGGTAGACCGCTACGGGTGCGTCGATCCGGAGGATATTCGAAAAGCGCTCACAGCGCAGACCGTGATGGTCTCCGTCATGCACGCAAACAACGAAATCGGCACGATTCACGAGCTTGCTGAAATTTCGCGGCTGGCAACAGAACGGGGCATCCTTTTCCACACCGACGCCACCCAGAGCGTCGGGAAGATTCCCGTCGACGTTCACGCCCTCGGAGCCGATCTGCTCTCGCTCAGCGCACACAAAATTTACGGTCCGAAGGGCGTCGGCGCGTTGTACGTGCGCTCGAAGCCACGACGGGTACGCTTGGCGCCGCAAATTCACGGCGGCGGGCATGAGCGAGGGTTGCGCTCGGGCACATTGAACGTTCCCGGCATTGTGGGCCTTGGCGAAGCTTGCAGAATCGCGCGAGAGGAGATGGCGCAGGAGGCGGAGCGCCTCACCGTCCTGAGGAACCGCCTGCACGAAGGTCTGCTCCGCGAGGTCGACGACGTCATACTGCACGGCCATCCTACGCGCCGATTGCCAGGGAACCTGAACGTTAGTTTCCCTGGTGTGGAGGGCGAGTCGCTCCTCATGGCGCTAGCAGATGTGGCTGTATCGTCCGGTGCTGCGTGCACTTCGACCACTTTGGAGACATCCCATGTTCTGCGGGCCATTGGCGTCAGTGAAGAACTGGCGCAGTCTTCGATCCGCTTCGGCCTTGGACGCTTCAACACCGAGGATGACGTAGACTACGTGATCCTCCGGGTTGCCCAAGAGGTGCGACGACTGCGAGCCTTGTCACCCGAATACGCCGCCAGCGCCCGGCAGCGGCACAGTTCTTCGCAGTGA